The genomic interval GCGCCAACATCGCACTATTTTTATCTCCAGAAATGTAGTTCCAGTTGGTTTGTTCATTTATGAGCATCAGGAAAACGGTATTATTCGGATTCACCTGGATTATGAGATTCCCATGTACAGGGACTATGAATCAGCCCGCTATTTTTTCAGAGAATTTCGGGAGATGATGCAGCAAAAAGGCTTTCACACCTATATCACCTACTGCAAGACCCCGGTTCACCAACGTTATTTGAAACGAATGAAATTTACTGAAGATTCCACTGAACCAGGTCGATATATTCGCATGATGTAAAGCAGCTCACGACTTAAGTCGTGGATTTATAGAGCCTGTTTCCAAATAGAATTAAGGAAATCGCCCATGTTTCGTAAAAATACAATTTTAATTCTTATCCTAGCCTCAATGGCTTTTCCTCAAAACCTTCAACTCCATTATGAGGCAGCAGCCGATCGGGAATACCTGGTTTCCACCTTGGAAATGTTCAAGCCGGATCAATATGGCTCCACCTTCTGGTTTGTAGATATGGAGTATGATAATTCAGGCGTAAAAGGAGGTTCCCTGGCATATTGGGAGATAGCTCGTTCTTTTACCTTGCCAGTGCCCAATCTTTCAGCAACCATCCAATACAATGATGGAGTCGCGAATTTTGGTTCTTTGGGACAGGTCTGGCTGTTAGGTGTGAATTATTATATCGACCTTGGTTTTGTGGCTTTTCCGCTGGATATCCTGTATCGGGCAGCCCAAGATTCAGATTCACCTGATTTTCAAGTAACGACTACCTGGTTTGTCCCGCTGATGGATGGCAATGTCGAGCTTTCAGGTTTTATGGACATCTGGTCACAAGACAAATCGGGTGACAACGGAAAACAGATCGTGATATTAACAGAGCCTCAACTCTGGTATAATGCCAATGAACATTTTTCGATTGGATCAGAGGTGGAGATCAGCACTAATTTCGTCTTTGGGGAAACAGGTATTCAAGTCCAGCCCACTGTTGGGTTGCGTTGGACCTTTTAATCAGGAAATCTGCCGTAGACGCTCGTTGGTAAACAAAATTATATTGTAAGGATCAGCAATACTGCTGTCAGAGCGGATCGAAACGATTTTCGCAGCTTTCCCAGGTTCCAGACTCCCGATCTTATTATCAAGCCCTAATGCCTTGGCGCCATTCAGGGTTGCCATCCGAATGATCTCATCTGGCTTAAAGCCATATTCTGCTGAGGCAGATCTCATTTCAGCCCGAATATCCATGTGCTCGGCAAAGGTTCCCAGGCAAATATTAAATCCTTTATCCTTGATCAATTGACCAGGAGCCGTTCC from Candidatus Neomarinimicrobiota bacterium carries:
- a CDS encoding DUF5020 family protein, whose amino-acid sequence is MFRKNTILILILASMAFPQNLQLHYEAAADREYLVSTLEMFKPDQYGSTFWFVDMEYDNSGVKGGSLAYWEIARSFTLPVPNLSATIQYNDGVANFGSLGQVWLLGVNYYIDLGFVAFPLDILYRAAQDSDSPDFQVTTTWFVPLMDGNVELSGFMDIWSQDKSGDNGKQIVILTEPQLWYNANEHFSIGSEVEISTNFVFGETGIQVQPTVGLRWTF